In Paraburkholderia bryophila, a single genomic region encodes these proteins:
- a CDS encoding UDP-glucose 4-epimerase, giving the protein MALSGKVNDGDWSVAAVTHQVPGGFDCSIQISHPTPDGVFAHEFRHSSIFPNEREAVLAGLREGMVWVQLKMSKTLSM; this is encoded by the coding sequence ATGGCGCTTTCCGGTAAGGTCAACGACGGCGATTGGTCGGTCGCGGCCGTCACGCATCAGGTGCCGGGCGGTTTCGACTGCTCGATCCAAATTAGCCACCCGACGCCCGACGGCGTCTTCGCGCACGAGTTCAGACACAGCAGCATTTTTCCAAACGAACGCGAGGCCGTGCTGGCCGGCTTGCGCGAAGGCATGGTGTGGGTGCAGTTGAAGATGTCGAAAACCTTGTCCATGTAG
- a CDS encoding efflux transporter outer membrane subunit, producing MSPLKPIRDNPTSGNASLRGVLQRCAWRPVWPGVMAAALLGACAVGPDFSRPAAPAVQAYTHEPLVATTVTANRESQHFTPGTAVPFDWWRLFGSPQLDVSVEQALAHNPTLEAAEASLRESQDNLRAGYGVFYPQIGAQVQGGRERSAPLENGSAAPATIFNLVTASGTVSYALDVFGGKRRAVEGLQAQADYQRYLTKAAYVTLSANVVNTTIARAAYAAEIRATEQLIDLENQQLEITETQVRTGTAAYSSVLSVHSLIAANQASLAPLRQKISEADHLLATLQGVFPSEANLTEIDLSSLVLPKDLPVSLPSDLVRQRPDILSAEAQWHVASANIGVATAAMFPSISLSGTYGAGGTSFGNLSTDSFRFWSIGPSVTVPLFQGGSLWYGRKAAIDAYRQSAANYRQTVLAAFAQVADALKALEYDAQALDAQAQAQRDAAAALALLQANYRAGTIGYLDVLAGDVQLHQTTIAYLQAVAQRHQDTVALFVALGGGWWNRQDEASGAPQP from the coding sequence ATGTCTCCGCTCAAGCCGATACGCGACAACCCGACGAGCGGCAATGCGTCCTTGCGAGGCGTCTTGCAGCGTTGCGCATGGCGCCCGGTCTGGCCCGGCGTGATGGCCGCGGCGTTGCTCGGCGCCTGCGCGGTAGGCCCCGATTTCAGCCGGCCCGCGGCGCCCGCCGTGCAGGCCTATACCCATGAGCCGCTGGTGGCGACGACGGTCACCGCGAACCGCGAGTCGCAGCATTTCACGCCGGGCACCGCGGTGCCGTTCGACTGGTGGCGCCTGTTCGGATCGCCGCAACTGGACGTGAGCGTCGAGCAAGCGCTTGCCCACAATCCGACGCTCGAGGCGGCCGAGGCCAGCTTGCGCGAGAGCCAGGACAATCTGCGCGCCGGCTACGGCGTTTTCTATCCGCAGATCGGCGCCCAGGTGCAGGGCGGCCGCGAGCGCTCGGCGCCGCTCGAGAACGGTTCGGCGGCGCCGGCCACGATCTTCAATCTGGTGACGGCGAGCGGCACCGTCAGCTATGCGCTCGACGTGTTCGGCGGCAAGCGCCGCGCCGTGGAAGGACTGCAGGCCCAGGCGGACTACCAGCGCTATCTGACCAAGGCAGCCTATGTGACCTTGTCGGCCAACGTGGTGAACACCACGATCGCGCGCGCGGCCTATGCCGCGGAGATTCGCGCGACGGAACAGTTGATCGACCTCGAAAACCAGCAGCTCGAGATCACCGAAACCCAGGTGCGCACCGGTACGGCCGCCTATTCGAGCGTCTTGAGCGTGCACAGTCTGATCGCCGCCAACCAGGCGTCGCTGGCGCCCCTAAGGCAGAAAATCAGCGAAGCGGATCATCTGCTCGCGACGCTGCAAGGCGTGTTTCCTTCCGAAGCGAATCTGACGGAAATCGATTTGAGTTCGCTCGTGTTGCCCAAAGACCTGCCCGTCAGTTTGCCTTCCGATCTGGTTCGGCAGCGTCCCGACATTCTGTCCGCCGAGGCGCAGTGGCACGTGGCCAGCGCCAACATCGGCGTCGCCACCGCCGCGATGTTCCCGAGCATCAGCCTGAGCGGCACTTACGGCGCGGGAGGCACGAGCTTCGGCAATCTTTCGACGGACAGCTTCAGGTTCTGGAGCATCGGTCCGTCGGTGACAGTGCCGCTCTTTCAGGGGGGCAGTTTGTGGTACGGACGCAAGGCGGCGATCGACGCGTACCGGCAGTCGGCGGCGAACTACCGGCAGACTGTGCTGGCCGCGTTCGCGCAGGTCGCCGACGCGCTCAAGGCACTGGAGTACGACGCACAGGCTCTCGACGCGCAAGCGCAAGCGCAGCGCGACGCGGCGGCAGCGCTGGCCCTGCTGCAAGCCAATTACCGCGCGGGGACGATCGGCTATCTGGACGTGCTGGCAGGCGACGTGCAACTCCACCAGACCACCATTGCCTATCTCCAGGCCGTCGCCCAGCGTCACCAGGATACCGTTGCGCTGTTCGTCGCGCTGGGCGGCGGCTGGTGGAACCGGCAGGACGAAGCGAGCGGGGCGCCGCAGCCATGA
- a CDS encoding ABC transporter ATP-binding protein gives MTDQAKHEAIVAAGLTKWFGDGSTRTTAVNRVDFVAHFGEMLFIVGPSGSGKTTLLSMISGILRPNAGTVSVNGDDLWTLDDDRLADFRLNTIGFVFQDYHLFPRLTSAENVAIPLILKHQDWNESIRAAVKCLEVVGLKNRSEILPVKLSGGEQQRVAIARAIVGAPQILILDEPTASLDGDTGRMIIAFVKEKVLNQNRCIVIVTHDARINEYADRIIHMEDGRITGLDKGTE, from the coding sequence ATGACCGACCAGGCGAAACACGAAGCAATCGTAGCGGCAGGCCTGACCAAATGGTTCGGCGACGGCAGCACGCGAACGACGGCGGTCAACCGTGTCGACTTCGTGGCGCATTTCGGCGAGATGTTATTCATCGTCGGACCGTCCGGAAGCGGCAAGACCACGTTGCTCAGCATGATCTCCGGCATTCTGCGGCCCAACGCGGGCACGGTCAGCGTCAACGGCGACGACCTCTGGACCTTGGACGACGACCGCCTCGCGGACTTCCGCCTGAACACCATCGGCTTTGTCTTCCAGGACTACCATCTGTTTCCGCGACTGACCAGCGCCGAGAACGTTGCGATTCCGCTGATTCTGAAGCACCAGGACTGGAACGAATCCATCAGGGCGGCGGTGAAATGCCTCGAGGTGGTCGGTCTGAAAAACCGCAGCGAGATACTGCCCGTCAAGCTCTCGGGAGGCGAACAGCAACGTGTGGCGATTGCCCGTGCGATCGTGGGCGCGCCGCAGATTCTGATTCTGGACGAACCGACCGCTTCGCTCGACGGCGACACGGGGCGAATGATCATTGCCTTCGTCAAGGAGAAGGTCCTCAACCAGAATCGCTGCATCGTCATCGTGACGCACGACGCACGGATCAACGAATACGCCGACCGGATCATCCATATGGAAGACGGACGTATCACCGGTCTGGACAAGGGCACGGAATGA
- a CDS encoding hemerythrin domain-containing protein codes for MRDAFSGFTLVISDHRPARGRRCIHGARGAAKTTQRSSPMTAWARTDGCSIIIKEHQQLTTVIGAMLQFVHRREQAGASPAFVIFRAMLYYIREYPERVHHPKEERYLFARLRARTSEINDVLDELNRQHAEGEVRVRSLEHSLTRYELVGDAALEDFRRKVERYADFYANHRRIEEEVVLPVALRVLTREDWAEIDAAFGANRDPFEGVEVEEDLDKLFCMISNIASQVSR; via the coding sequence ATGCGCGACGCTTTCAGCGGGTTCACGCTCGTCATCAGCGACCATCGACCGGCTCGCGGCAGACGCTGCATCCACGGTGCGCGTGGCGCAGCGAAAACGACTCAACGGAGTTCTCCCATGACAGCCTGGGCGCGTACGGACGGATGCAGCATCATCATCAAGGAGCATCAGCAACTGACCACTGTAATTGGCGCGATGCTTCAATTTGTTCACCGGCGCGAACAGGCCGGCGCCTCACCGGCGTTCGTGATCTTCCGGGCCATGCTGTACTACATCCGCGAATATCCGGAGAGAGTGCATCACCCGAAAGAGGAGCGTTACCTGTTTGCGCGGCTACGCGCGCGAACTAGCGAGATCAATGATGTTCTGGATGAACTGAACCGGCAGCATGCCGAAGGCGAAGTGAGGGTCCGCAGTCTCGAACATTCGCTCACGCGTTATGAACTGGTGGGGGATGCCGCGCTCGAGGACTTTCGCAGAAAGGTCGAGCGATACGCGGACTTTTACGCGAACCACCGCCGCATCGAGGAAGAGGTTGTGCTGCCCGTCGCGCTGCGCGTGCTCACCCGCGAAGACTGGGCAGAGATCGATGCCGCATTCGGTGCGAATCGCGATCCCTTTGAGGGCGTCGAAGTCGAGGAAGATCTCGACAAGCTGTTCTGCATGATCTCGAACATTGCGTCCCAGGTGAGTCGCTGA
- a CDS encoding beta-ketoacyl-ACP reductase, protein MSPKRVAFVTGGMGGLGAAISRRLHDAGMVVAMSHSERNDHVATWLMRERDAGRRFHAYEADVTSYDSCAHCASRVLDEFGSVDILVNNAGITRDSTFAKMNKDDWDAVLRTDLDSLFNMTKPLLNSMVAQNFGRIVNISSVNGERGAFGQANYAAAKAGVHGFTMSLALELAQHGVTVNTVSPGYLATPKTDAVPKEVMETRILPQIPLGRLGQPDEVAALVAFLCSDDAGFITGADLAINGGMHMG, encoded by the coding sequence ATGTCGCCTAAACGGGTTGCTTTCGTCACCGGAGGAATGGGCGGGCTCGGCGCCGCCATCAGCCGGCGCCTGCATGACGCCGGCATGGTGGTGGCCATGTCGCATTCCGAACGCAACGACCACGTCGCGACCTGGCTGATGCGCGAACGCGATGCCGGCCGCCGCTTTCATGCCTACGAAGCGGACGTCACCAGCTACGATTCGTGCGCGCATTGTGCTTCGCGCGTGCTGGACGAATTCGGATCGGTCGACATTCTTGTCAACAACGCCGGCATCACACGCGATTCGACCTTTGCCAAGATGAACAAGGACGACTGGGACGCAGTGCTGCGTACGGACCTCGATTCGCTGTTCAATATGACCAAGCCTTTGCTGAACAGCATGGTTGCGCAGAACTTCGGCCGGATCGTCAACATCAGCTCGGTCAACGGCGAGCGCGGCGCCTTCGGTCAGGCCAACTATGCGGCGGCCAAGGCGGGCGTGCATGGTTTCACGATGTCGCTGGCACTCGAACTCGCGCAGCACGGCGTTACCGTCAATACGGTGTCGCCCGGCTATCTCGCGACACCCAAGACCGACGCCGTGCCGAAGGAAGTCATGGAGACCCGGATCCTGCCGCAGATTCCGCTTGGCCGACTCGGTCAACCCGACGAGGTGGCGGCGCTGGTGGCGTTTCTGTGCTCGGACGACGCGGGGTTCATCACGGGAGCGGATCTCGCGATCAACGGCGGCATGCACATGGGATGA
- a CDS encoding ABC transporter permease, which produces MKYSGIMRIGFKLLVNDRAKFSALLIGITFAVFLMMQMTAMFAGILNRAYSTVTNIGASIWIMDPAVNTPTSAFPLPDYLLDATLSMDGVAYAVPLFIGGAQLKLADGAYQSVNVVGLDDASLFGRPNMKQGNILDIYADDAFMVVKDSEFSKLENPKIGTTFEINDHRGVIVGVAEVAANGLNGVPTLYTTYNRAIQYIPGTRFTISYILVQAKNDAAIAGIKQQVARLGYLALTRDEFNRRIADYYTYQTGIGTNILLMTVISFIVGLSISGQTFYTFILENLDKFGALKAIGAKRHELVYMILFMATFTALTGYGLGVGLVTLVISLAKATVPNYAAITTFWNLALAFGMVVLIAGISSYIGVRKVLTIEPFDIFRG; this is translated from the coding sequence ATGAAATACAGCGGCATCATGCGCATCGGCTTCAAGCTGCTGGTCAACGACCGGGCGAAATTCTCCGCGCTGCTGATCGGCATCACCTTCGCGGTGTTCCTGATGATGCAGATGACCGCGATGTTCGCCGGCATCCTGAACCGCGCCTATTCGACGGTGACCAATATCGGCGCGTCGATCTGGATCATGGACCCCGCCGTCAACACGCCGACGAGCGCCTTTCCGCTGCCCGACTATCTGCTGGACGCTACCCTGAGCATGGACGGCGTCGCGTACGCGGTGCCGCTCTTTATCGGCGGCGCCCAGCTCAAGCTCGCCGACGGCGCCTACCAGTCCGTCAACGTGGTGGGGCTCGACGACGCCAGCCTGTTCGGCCGCCCGAACATGAAGCAGGGCAACATCCTCGACATCTATGCCGACGATGCCTTCATGGTCGTCAAGGATTCCGAGTTCTCCAAGCTGGAAAATCCCAAAATCGGGACCACGTTCGAAATCAACGACCACCGTGGCGTGATCGTCGGCGTCGCCGAGGTCGCCGCGAACGGCCTCAACGGCGTGCCCACGCTCTATACCACCTACAACCGCGCGATCCAGTACATTCCCGGCACGCGCTTCACGATCTCCTATATCCTCGTGCAGGCAAAAAACGATGCGGCGATTGCCGGCATCAAGCAGCAGGTCGCCAGGCTCGGTTATCTTGCGCTGACCCGTGACGAGTTCAACCGGCGCATTGCCGACTACTACACGTACCAGACCGGCATCGGCACCAATATCCTGCTGATGACCGTGATCAGTTTCATTGTCGGGCTGTCTATTTCAGGCCAGACGTTTTACACCTTCATTCTGGAAAACCTCGACAAGTTCGGCGCGCTCAAGGCCATCGGGGCAAAGCGGCACGAACTGGTGTACATGATCCTGTTCATGGCGACCTTCACGGCGCTGACGGGCTATGGCCTGGGAGTCGGCCTGGTCACCCTCGTGATTTCGCTCGCGAAAGCCACCGTGCCCAACTACGCCGCCATCACCACCTTCTGGAACCTCGCGCTGGCGTTCGGCATGGTGGTGCTGATTGCCGGCATCTCCAGCTACATCGGCGTGCGCAAGGTGCTCACGATCGAGCCGTTCGACATCTTCAGGGGATAA
- a CDS encoding HlyD family secretion protein, whose product MKTRVIFGLAILGILVALAGAFLFGTQRKAQPPVFAPVSNPYATAIYADGIVESEQVGGQNVNIYPEVAGPITRVLVHEGQQVAAGTPLLEIDDSVQSATTQQLRAQSEAARVALQELQAEPRKETLAVTKAQVDQAQANLKAARDQYDKRRASYEFDNRSISKDAVDTAQDAVAQAQTSLEVAQRQYELTRAGAWSYDISNAQKQYEALSQSYRAAGALLKKYTVTAQADGVVLALNGTPGSYVSSQGVYDAYTQGFDPLVVMGASQDYLSVRCYVDEILVARLPAPTHMQAQLSVRGTDIKVPLEFVRVQPYVSPKIELSNQRAEKVDLRVLPVIFRFRKKDLPMVYPGLLVDVFIGPK is encoded by the coding sequence ATGAAAACCCGGGTCATTTTCGGTCTCGCGATCCTCGGCATCCTGGTCGCGCTGGCAGGCGCCTTTCTCTTCGGGACGCAACGCAAGGCGCAACCGCCGGTGTTCGCGCCGGTGAGCAACCCCTATGCGACGGCGATCTACGCGGACGGCATTGTCGAAAGCGAACAGGTTGGCGGGCAGAACGTCAACATCTATCCCGAGGTGGCGGGTCCGATCACGCGGGTGCTGGTCCACGAGGGGCAGCAGGTGGCAGCCGGCACGCCGTTACTGGAGATCGACGACTCCGTGCAGTCCGCCACGACCCAGCAACTGCGAGCGCAGTCGGAGGCGGCGCGGGTCGCCTTGCAGGAGCTTCAGGCCGAGCCGCGCAAGGAGACCCTCGCGGTGACGAAGGCGCAGGTCGATCAGGCGCAAGCGAACCTCAAGGCCGCGCGCGACCAGTACGACAAGCGCCGCGCGTCCTACGAGTTCGATAACCGCTCGATCAGCAAGGACGCGGTGGACACCGCTCAGGACGCCGTCGCCCAGGCGCAGACGAGCCTGGAAGTCGCGCAGCGGCAGTATGAGCTGACGCGCGCGGGGGCATGGAGTTACGACATCAGCAATGCCCAGAAACAATATGAGGCGCTGAGCCAGTCGTACAGGGCCGCCGGTGCGCTGCTAAAGAAATATACGGTGACGGCGCAAGCGGATGGGGTCGTGCTCGCACTCAACGGCACGCCGGGTAGTTATGTGTCGTCTCAGGGCGTGTACGACGCCTATACGCAGGGGTTCGATCCACTCGTCGTGATGGGCGCGTCGCAAGACTATCTGTCGGTGCGTTGTTACGTCGACGAGATTCTGGTCGCGCGCCTGCCCGCACCTACGCACATGCAGGCGCAACTCTCGGTGCGGGGCACCGACATCAAGGTGCCGCTGGAGTTCGTGCGCGTGCAGCCCTATGTGTCGCCCAAGATCGAGCTCTCCAACCAGCGCGCGGAAAAAGTCGACCTCCGTGTGTTGCCGGTGATTTTCCGCTTCCGCAAAAAAGATCTCCCGATGGTTTATCCGGGCCTGTTGGTCGACGTCTTTATCGGGCCCAAATAA
- a CDS encoding bifunctional acetate--CoA ligase family protein/GNAT family N-acetyltransferase, translated as MDKHYLTPLFSPSSIVVFAGKPDDPGSQSHYGRCASVLIRESGFAGPVTFLDVGMSGTLAELAHSRADLAVIALPDDELPSALEVAGRIQCQAALIISSGVDQTQARALHAIARKHGIHLLGPNCLGYQRPRLKINASVAGGLAQQGSLALISQSGALTSSILDWANRNAVGFSIVVSLGPNTSVDLAQTLDFLATDPATQSIVIYMEGITDARRFLSALRAAANTKPVVVLKAGRKAAGSQAALTHSGNIVGSDEVFDSALRRAGAVRVRSFTQLFSAVKCLASRYRPVGSRLAIVTNGGGPGVLAVDWLIELGLGLARLSPEAAAALAPHLPPVATLSNLLDLSEEAGPDHYRAAIAACAVDPDVDGILVIYSPKLEIDPTAVARALVLASVDIGKPLLTCWMGDEKVAEAREIINGAGIATFRSPEAAVDAFGNIASFYQNQQLLQQTPPPLSQLAKPDLAGAHILIESVLAERRKVLTEMESKALLAAFHIPITQTMLAHSANEAMLIASQLGYPVALKIDSPDIPHKSDVQGVVLNVLNATSVRDIYNDMMATVRRLKPAAQINGVTIQKMSGMKHGRELYIGMVTDQPFGPVITFGAGGTMIELIDDRAVELPPLNQFLAQRLIMRVRSAQTLGEWRGAPAARLEAIEQVLLRVSEMVCALPQLREMDINPLIVDESGALAVDARVVIDNAQPSLHRYDHLAILPYPSNYTQEWPMPGGGQYMLRAVRPDDAQMLQTFVRKLSDQSRYYRFVSSLRELSIPMLARYTLIDYDREMALVAVCRERTPGEDGEFSETERMIGVSRYIANPDLTSCEFSLVVDDEFNGQGIGSRLMLSIMDVARHKGLSEIDGLVLVKNAGMLKLMKTLGFQIQTYAEDPDFKLCSKTL; from the coding sequence ATGGACAAACATTACCTGACACCGCTCTTCTCCCCGTCTTCCATCGTGGTGTTCGCCGGCAAGCCCGACGACCCCGGCAGCCAAAGCCACTACGGCCGTTGCGCGAGCGTGCTGATACGGGAAAGCGGCTTCGCCGGTCCGGTCACGTTCCTCGATGTGGGCATGAGCGGCACGCTCGCCGAACTGGCTCATTCGCGCGCCGACCTGGCCGTGATTGCCCTGCCGGACGACGAATTGCCCTCGGCCCTGGAAGTCGCCGGGCGGATCCAGTGTCAGGCCGCGCTGATCATTTCGTCGGGCGTCGATCAGACGCAGGCCCGAGCGCTGCATGCCATTGCGCGCAAACACGGTATTCATTTGCTAGGACCGAACTGTCTCGGTTACCAGCGCCCACGGCTGAAGATCAATGCCAGCGTCGCCGGCGGGCTGGCGCAGCAGGGCTCGCTCGCCCTCATCTCGCAATCGGGCGCCCTGACCTCGTCGATCCTCGACTGGGCCAACCGGAATGCGGTGGGTTTTTCGATCGTGGTGTCGCTCGGGCCGAACACGTCGGTCGACCTTGCGCAAACGCTCGATTTCCTGGCAACCGACCCGGCCACCCAAAGCATCGTCATCTACATGGAGGGCATCACCGACGCGCGCCGCTTCCTCAGCGCGCTGCGGGCCGCCGCGAACACCAAGCCGGTCGTCGTGCTCAAAGCCGGCCGCAAGGCCGCCGGCTCGCAAGCCGCGCTCACCCATTCGGGCAACATCGTCGGCAGCGACGAGGTATTCGATAGCGCCTTGCGTCGGGCCGGCGCGGTGCGCGTGCGCTCGTTTACCCAGCTATTCTCCGCGGTCAAATGTCTCGCCTCACGCTATCGTCCGGTGGGCTCGAGACTGGCGATCGTGACCAACGGCGGTGGACCGGGCGTGCTGGCCGTCGACTGGCTGATCGAGCTGGGCCTGGGACTCGCGCGGCTGTCACCCGAAGCCGCCGCCGCGCTGGCGCCGCACCTGCCGCCGGTCGCGACCCTCTCGAACCTGCTGGACCTGTCGGAAGAAGCGGGTCCCGACCACTACCGGGCGGCGATTGCCGCCTGTGCCGTGGATCCGGACGTCGACGGCATACTCGTGATCTATTCCCCCAAGCTGGAAATCGACCCGACTGCGGTAGCGAGGGCGCTGGTGCTCGCGAGCGTCGATATCGGCAAGCCGCTTCTGACGTGCTGGATGGGCGACGAGAAGGTCGCTGAAGCACGCGAAATCATCAATGGCGCGGGCATCGCAACGTTCCGCTCACCCGAGGCGGCGGTCGATGCGTTCGGCAACATCGCTTCGTTCTACCAGAACCAGCAACTGCTGCAGCAGACTCCTCCGCCGCTGTCGCAACTCGCCAAACCGGACCTGGCCGGCGCGCATATCCTGATCGAAAGCGTGCTCGCCGAACGACGCAAGGTCCTCACGGAGATGGAGTCGAAAGCGCTGTTGGCCGCGTTCCACATTCCGATCACGCAAACCATGCTGGCCCACAGCGCCAACGAGGCGATGCTGATTGCCAGTCAGCTCGGCTATCCGGTGGCACTGAAAATCGACTCGCCCGATATCCCGCATAAATCGGACGTTCAGGGCGTCGTGCTCAACGTGCTCAATGCCACCAGCGTGCGCGACATCTACAACGACATGATGGCGACCGTGCGCCGGCTCAAGCCGGCGGCGCAGATCAACGGCGTGACCATTCAGAAAATGTCCGGCATGAAACACGGGCGCGAACTCTATATCGGCATGGTCACCGATCAGCCGTTCGGCCCGGTTATCACATTCGGAGCGGGTGGCACCATGATCGAATTGATCGACGACCGGGCGGTCGAATTGCCTCCGCTCAACCAGTTCCTGGCGCAGCGCCTGATCATGCGGGTACGCTCCGCGCAAACGCTGGGCGAATGGCGCGGTGCGCCGGCCGCCCGCCTGGAAGCGATCGAACAGGTCCTGCTGCGCGTCTCGGAGATGGTGTGCGCGTTGCCGCAACTGCGTGAGATGGACATCAATCCGTTGATCGTCGACGAGTCGGGCGCGCTGGCGGTGGATGCCCGCGTCGTGATCGACAACGCCCAACCCTCACTGCACCGCTACGACCATCTGGCCATCCTGCCGTACCCGTCGAACTACACGCAGGAATGGCCGATGCCGGGCGGCGGCCAATACATGTTGCGGGCCGTGCGGCCCGACGACGCGCAGATGCTGCAGACCTTCGTGCGCAAGCTCTCGGACCAGTCGCGCTATTACCGCTTTGTCTCGTCGCTGCGGGAACTGTCGATACCCATGCTGGCGCGGTACACGCTGATCGACTACGACCGCGAAATGGCGCTCGTCGCGGTCTGTCGGGAACGCACGCCGGGCGAAGACGGCGAATTCAGCGAAACCGAACGCATGATCGGCGTTTCGCGCTACATCGCCAACCCCGATCTCACCAGTTGCGAGTTCTCGCTCGTGGTGGACGACGAGTTCAACGGCCAGGGGATCGGATCGCGCCTGATGCTGTCGATCATGGACGTGGCGCGTCACAAAGGTCTGAGCGAAATCGACGGCCTCGTGCTGGTCAAGAATGCCGGCATGCTGAAACTGATGAAGACGCTCGGCTTCCAGATCCAGACCTATGCGGAAGATCCCGACTTCAAACTCTGCAGCAAAACCCTGTAG